Below is a genomic region from Saccharomyces eubayanus strain FM1318 chromosome XV, whole genome shotgun sequence.
TTGCAAATCACTGGCCCTGTGTCCAGACAAAtgttctcttctttgatacAGTTCGCCCCCAACGCCGATATCAAGGACAAATTGACCCTGCTGTCAAAGGACAAGGATCAATTTGCCGTCGAGATCACTTCCAAGTATTTCAACATTGCCGACGCATTGCATTATTTATCCGACGGCATCAAGTGGGACACTGTCCCCGTGCAGTTCTTGCTCGAATCCATTCCTCATATGACTCCTCGTTACTACTCCATTTCCTCCTCTTCCCTATCTGAAAAGCAAACCGTTCACGTTACCTCCATTGTGGAAAACTTCCCCAACCCGGAATTGCCCAATGCTGCCCCAGTTGTTGGTGTCACCACAAATTTGTTAAGAAACATTCAATTGGCTCAAAACAACGTTAACATCGATGACACTAACTTGCCTGTTCATTACGATCTAAACGGCCCACGTAACCTCTTCGATAATTACAAATTGCCCGTTCATGTTCGTCGTTCCACTTTCAGACTGCCTTCTAACCCCTCCACCCCAGTGATCATGATCGGTCCAGGTACCGGTGTAGCCCCCTTCCGTGGGTTTATTAGAGAACGTGTCGCATTCATGGAATCGCAAAAGAAGGGCGGCAACAACGTCTCCTTGGGTAAGCATCTATTATTCTACGGGTCCCGTGATACCGATGACTTTCTATATCAAGAAGAATGGCCAGAATACGCCAAGAAATTGGACGGCTCATTTGAAATGGTGGTGGCTCACTCCAGATTACCAAACTCCAAAAAAGTTTACGTTCAGGATAAATTAAAGGATTACGAAAACCAAGTCTTTGAAATGATTAATAATGGTGCCTTCATCTACGTTTGTGGTGATGCCAAGGGTATGGCCAAGGGTGTGTTAAATGCTCTGATCGGAATCTTATCCCGTGGTAAAGCCATTTCCAGCGAAGATGCTGCGGAATTGATCAAGATGCTCAAGACTTCCGGTAAATACCAAGAAGATGTTTGGTAATCCGTCATCATATTTGCGGCGCTGTTGTTCGGCGACGTCCAAATAAAGATCtgtatcaaagaaaaatcaatttgcaaaaccaaaaaaaaaaatttatatacGCACATATTAAAAAATCATATGCAATCTAGTTGTTTGcttttatatgtatatcTATACTATACGCGTGTATCGCGAGTTTTTCTGCTCAATCCCTGGTCAACGGGTTGTTTACTTGAATGACAATACCGTCTGCATCGTTCTTGACCACGGAAACCTGAGTCAAATCGGAAACTACGTAATCCGCACCTGAATCGAACAAAACACTCTTGTCATACGATGATGTTATTCCCACCGTGATGGCGCCCATCGCCTTGCCGGCTTTAATGCCTACAGGTGCGTCTTCAAAGACGACGTATTTCAAGTCCTTTTTACCAACCAATTGCAAATCTTGGCACAACAGATCGCGGGCAGTGGCATAACCTTCAGGGTCAGGCTTACCTTTCTTCACGTCAAACCCGGTAATGAAAACCTCGGGTTTCccaacttttttcaatattgtCTTGAACCATGAATATGCCAGATTCGGAGAACCAGAAGTAACGATAGCCCATTTTCTCGAAGGCGTTTTCGTTTTATCGGCTGTATCTACATCTAAAGACAGCAGCAGATTTTCGGCACCAGGAATAAGACTCACGGTGTCCAAATAACTACCAGCC
It encodes:
- a CDS encoding HAD family hydrolase translates to MPQFLVDLCLFDLDGTIVSTTIAAEKSWTKLCHQYGVDPADLFKHSHGARTQDIMKQFFPKLDNTNNKGVIALEMDMAGSYLDTVSLIPGAENLLLSLDVDTADKTKTPSRKWAIVTSGSPNLAYSWFKTILKKVGKPEVFITGFDVKKGKPDPEGYATARDLLCQDLQLVGKKDLKYVVFEDAPVGIKAGKAMGAITVGITSSYDKSVLFDSGADYVVSDLTQVSVVKNDADGIVIQVNNPLTRD